The proteins below come from a single Mytilus edulis chromosome 5, xbMytEdul2.2, whole genome shotgun sequence genomic window:
- the LOC139522622 gene encoding uncharacterized protein, protein MELKFLHLTLLLYVRGSQADWTTCLQKPHFISSWIKITAQDNALPQIMEHAIRGFPIKVDVQVRPGGNKPEKQFYFSGLGSSQRDDDVDSPYGGLVFYYNDESVVVAVPSKHDGHDVGKVIFTGGSAWSGPVQQSEISAEYRIRAWGKNNFPKPDFESSSIPMDTTTNTYKEVSHGLGTEPDYAIVQVTLPSGIITEAVGSSMQTNPTGTDWGGVIYGYDSNVFRLWAPNGGHGGLFSIADGWGKNNGKVEKSGTVKIYAWKKLTSKSNFTQSVTLPSTSYTMSLTQPIDRENNLIDIIIKALDGTSKNFIFHGSGAVQNVNRNDSYGGMVISYSDQTVRFWYPDTSPKALLLVDNSWGQPNTQHISHKVELSIKTWERYTSCPPVPKSTKNFPVVTTVQPKVDGGWTAYGSWSTCSTSCGGGTQFRKRTCSNPMPSYGGTNCQGVDRETHACGVNPCLGSSVQKSPSSGTKTTPLITNNITSSQSKQPTDSSKKSFSFSFTDVDLPTILVGAGLGVGGSVLLFVVGCIIKHVINKPKPTEVVSMKSRLSRLI, encoded by the exons ATGGAACTTAAATTTCTTCATTTAACACTCCTTCTATACGTTAGGG GGTCGCAAGCCGACTGGACAACATGTTTACAGAAACCACATTTCATCAGTTCATGGATCAAAATAACAGCACAGGACAACGCTTTACCCCAAATAATGGAGCATGCAATAAGGGGATTTCCTATCAAAGTTGACGTCCAAGTAAGACCGGGCGGCAATAAACCAGAAAAACAGTTTTACTTTTCAGGACTAGGGTCTTCACAGAGAGATGATGATGTAGATAGTCCTTATGGTGGACTTGTATTTTATTATAATGATGAATCAGTGGTAGTTGCTGTTCCTAGTAAACATGACGGACATGATGTTGGAAAGGTGATTTTTACAG GAGGGAGTGCTTGGTCTGGTCCTGTCCAACAAAGTGAAATATCCGCCGAATACAGGATCCGAGCATGGGGCAAGAATAACTTCCCAAAACCAGATTTTGAATCGTCGTCGATACCAATGGATACAACGA CTAACACTTACAAGGAAGTATCCCACGGATTAGGAACAGAACCAGACTATGCAATCGTACAAGTCACACTACCTTCTGGTATTATTACTGAAGCTGTCG GTTCGTCTATGCAGACCAATCCAACGGGTACGGACTGGGGAGGAGTAATATACGGTTACGATAGTAATGTATTTAGATTATGGGCGCCAAATGGAGGACACG GTGGTTTATTCAGCATTGCAGATGGATGGGGTAAAAATAATGGAAAAGTTGAGAAGTCCGGTACTGTAAAGATATATGCATGGAAAAAACTCACTTCTAAGAGTAACTTCACTCAATCAGTAACTTTACCATCTACATCATATACCATGAGCCTAACCCAGCCTATCGATAGAGAAAACAATCTGATAGATATCATA ATCAAAGCTCTTGATGGTACAAGTaagaattttatatttcatggttCCGGCGCGGTACAGAATGTTAACAGAAATGACTCTTATGGCGGAATGGTGATTTCTTATTCTGACCAGACCGTAAGATTTTGGTATCCTGATACATCGCCTAAAGCACTGCTGCTTGTGGATAATTCGTGGGGTCAGCCTAATACTCAGCATATATCACATAAAGTAGaactttcaattaaaacatgGGAAAGATATACTAGTT GTCCACCTGTACCAAAGAGCACCAAAAATTTTCCTGTTGTCACAACTGTACAACCAAAAG TTGATGGCGGCTGGACTGCATATGGATCTTGGAGTACATGTTCTACATCTTGCGGTGGAGGGACACAATTTAGAAAAAGAACGTGTTCAAATCCAATGCCGTCTTACGGTGGTACAAACTGTCAAGGTGTTGATCGCGAAACACATGCATGCGGGGTTAATCCATGCTTGGGTTCATCGGTACAAAAAAGTCCGTCCAGTGGTACAAAAACAACACCACTCATAACTAACAATATAACAA GTTCTCAGTCTAAGCAACCTACTGATAGTTCTAAGAAGTCCTTTAGTTTTAGTTTCACGGATGTTGACT TGCCAACAATTTTAGTAGGAGCTGGACTTGGTGTTGGTGGGTCGgttctgttgtttgttgttggttGCATCATTAAGCATGTAATAAATAAACCGAAACCAACGGAAGTTGTAAGTATGAAAAGTAGACTATCAAGgttaatttaa